Part of the Sodalinema gerasimenkoae IPPAS B-353 genome is shown below.
TGCCCAGGTGTTTCTCTATCTGGAACAGTATGAGGTGACGCGACCTTGGCGGGGTCTGCTGTTGTTCCCTCGCCGCACTTTGAATTTTGGGGAAGAAGACCCCTATCGAGGGGTGTTGGCGACGCAGGTGGAACGGTTTTATTTGGAGGATTTGATTCCGTTAGAGGAGTTGACGCCAAATTTGGCTCTGTTGCGATTGTTGGTGCTGTCGGAGGAGGAGGCCCCGGAGAAGGCTCGTCAGCTATTGGCGCAAGAAGCGACGGAGCAAGAGTTTCGGCGGCGGCTGGATTTAGTCGAGAGTATAATGGTCGGTAAATTCCCTAATTTGAGTTTGGAGGCGATACGGGAGATGTTGGATATTACTCAGGTGCGTGTTCAGGATACGCAGTTTTATAAGGATGTGTTTCAAGAGGGTGAGTCGGCCCTGTTGCTGCGTCAGTTGACTCGGCGCTGTGGGGAGCTGTCTGAGGAGCAGCGGCAACGGGTTCGGGACTTGTCGGCCCCTCAGCGGGAGGCCCTGGCGGAGGCGTTGTTGGATTTTACGGGAATGGCAGATTTTGAGGCTTGGTTGACGGAGTTGGGGTAGGTTTAGTCACTCCAGACACTCGGTGTCTTAACCTGAGTGGGTTAGCTGATAGAGTGGGGGGAGTCTGTTGCGATCGCCGTCATGAAAACGGATAAACTGTTTTACCGCATCTTTCTGTTGGAACCGAACTTGGTGGCGGAGTTAATTCCGGGACTACCCCCAGACTGCCGCTTTGACTATTTTGCCCCAGTCCTGAAGGAACGGGAACGCCGCTTGGATGGTCTGTTGGTGCCCCTGGGGGATGACCCAAGTTTACCATTGGTGTTTCTGGAGGCCCAGATGCAAGGAGACCCTGGGTTTTATCGCCGTTTTTTTGCCCAGGTGTTTCTCTATCTGGAACAGTATCAGGTGACGCGACCTTGGCGGGGCCTGTTCTTGTTCCCTCGCCGCAGGTTGAATTTTGGGGAGGAAGACCCCTATCAAGGGGTGTTAGCGACTCAGGTGGAACGGTTTTATCTGGAGGATTTGATTCCGTTGCAGGAGTTGACGCCAAATTTGGCTCTGTTGCGATTGTTGGTGTTGTCGGAGGAGGAGGCGCCGGAGAATGCTCGTCGCCTGTTGGCACAAGAGGCGACGGAGCAAGAGTTTCGGCGGCGGTTGGATTTGGTATGTAGGGGCGAACCCTTGTGGTCGCCCTCCCTAATTTGAGTTTGGAGGCGATACGGGAGATGTTAGATATTACTCAGGTGCGTGTTCAGGAAGGGTACGCCGGAATTGATTGTCGAGATTGCGGCGAGTACGGCATCCTACGACCTCCACGATAAGTTCCGGGCCTATCGTCGCAATGGAGTTTGGGAGTATCTGGTTTGGGTGGTTCTGGAGGAGGAGTTTCGCTGGTATGTGCTGGAGGAGGGGGACTATCGCCAGCAGGAGCCGGATGGGGCGGGTTGTCTGAGGAGTCCGTTTTTTCTGGGGTTGGTGCTGGATGTGAAGGCGCTGTTGGCGGGGGAGATGGGGCAGGTGTTGATGAGGTTACAGGAGGGGATTGGCTTGCCGGAACATGAGCGGTTTGTCGAGGTATTGGGGTCGGGTCAGTAGTGGTGCTTAGGAGGGTCATTCGTAGCTCAGTTACTTCAGACACTCGGTGTCTTGACCTGACTGTGATCGCCGTTACAAAAATTATAGGGGCGAAAAATTTTTCCCCCTTTTTGACCGCACATCCTACCGAACATCCTGGACATCCTGGTGTTATGGCTCTGCCATGACGCACCCTGGTGTTATGGCTCTGCCATGACACCGACGTGGGGCGGCTCTGCCGCCTGATATGAAAAGGCAGTTGAGAGTGACAATTAACTCGACAGTAAGCGATCGCCCAGTTCTGTATAGCTCGGGAATGCTGAATCAAAACTCATCAACTGGGTATCATGGACTAAAGCCGTGGCGATGATAATTCGATCCGCAGGGTCGCGATGATGCTCCGGTAGCTGAGAGGCTTTTAAGGCGATCGCCCGATCAATGGGGAAGACCTGAATGTCTCCTTCAAGTGCCGCACAGACCCATTCGTGGAGAGGAAGAGACAGTTCGACTCGCTGGCGTTTAACGAGTTGACCGAGTTCCCAACAAGAGATGGCACTAATGGCCACAGCCTCTGTTGTTTCGATGAAAGTGATGACCGTTTCAGGCAGTGCAAACCGACCGGTTTGCTGATTTTGCCAACGGATCCAAATATGGGTATCGAGTAACACCATGGACGAGGGTGGGGCAGGGGTATCTAAGACAATTGCCAATCCGAGTCAAGAATGCCCGGTGTCGTTAGATCGTCCATGAGGCGAGCCGTACCGGCTAATTTTGGAGAGGGTTTTCGCCGGGGGGTCGGGGCGATTGATTCTTCAGAGGGGATAGGTAAGACAATCACTTCGTAATGCTGTTCACTACTGAATGATGGGGGTAGGTTGATGGCTATTTGTCGATTGACGGGTTGAGTGATGAGTCGTAGGGCTTCCATGGCAATGAGGTTTAACCTGGGCGAGTTAGAACCCCTTGGGGGGTCAGGGATGTTGATGCTAAGAGTCATAGGGTAGAACAGCATTAGTCTAACATGGGCAGTTAAAGACTCAACCGAGACACTTGGCTAACATGGTGTGCTTCCACATCCTGGTGTTATGGCTCTGCCATGACACCGACCTGGCGCGGCTCTGCCGCCTGAGATGAGGAGGAGGCACCGGCGAAGGCTCGTCAGCTATTGGCGTAAGAGGTGACGGAGCAAGAGTTTCGGCGGCGGCTGGGTTGGGTCGAGGGTACAATGGCCTGTAGAGGCGAACCGCAAGTGGTGCGCCCTCCCTAAGTTGAGTGTCGTTCGAGAATACCGGGAGGTTCGGTTGTGAGTCGAGAAACATCAATGACATTGAAACTCATGTCAATTTTGGAAAGTGGCGATCGCCTCACCCGTCCTGAATTTGAGCGGCGCTACCAACGGATGCCTCATGTTAAAAAGGCAGAGCTAGTTGAAGGAATTGTTTACGTGGCATCTCCATTAAGGTATCGACAGCACGGTCAACCCCACAGCGATATTATGGCTTGGTTGGGAGTGTACCGGGCAACAACACCTGGAGTCTATTGCGCTGATAACACGACGGTTCGTCTGGATTTGGACAATGAACCTCAACCCGATGCGCTCTTGCGCCTTGATGAGGGGGTGGGGGGGCGATCGCGGATTGGCGAGGACGATTATATTGAGGGTGCGCCGGAGTTGATTGTCGAGATTGCGGCGAGTACGGCATCCTACGACCTCCACGACAAGTTCCGGGCCTATCGTCGCAACGGGGTTCGGGAGTATCTGGTCTGGGTGGTTCTGGAGGAGGAGTTTCGCTGGTATGTGCTGGAGGAGGGGGACTATCGCCAGCAGGAGCCGGATGGGGCGGGTTGTCTGAGGAGTCCGTTTTTTCCGGGGTTGGTGCTGGATGTGAAGGTGCTGTTGGCGGGGGCGATGGGGCAGGTGTTGATGAGGTTACAGGAGGGGATTGGTTCGCCCGAACATGAGCGGTTTGTAGAGGTGTTGGGGTCGGGTCAGTAGTGGTGCTTAGGAGGGTCATTAGGATAAGTCACTCCAGACACTCGGTGTCTTAACCTGGTGCGACTCGTTTAGGCGAAAGATAGGGTTAAAACACCCAAAACGTATGCCTAGTCAGGGATACAGAAAAGGCTACCCAGCCAATCTGCCCTGATAACTATCTCAATGTACCGACGGAATCAGGTGAAACACACTGACTCCAAGGTTGGAAAGGACAGAATCAGAGAATGTGACACCACACCCTCGTCCTACGCCTAATGGCAGCCCCAGTTTTAGAAATGACAACCCTAGGACTGAAGCGGGCTTGGCAAGGCATTGAGGATGAACTGACATCCAAAAGCATGACCACCGGCAAATCCACATGGTTAAGCCACGGCTGAACACTTGCTTGAACCCTAGTTACACGAGAGTAGCCAAACTCAGTTGACAGGCTGCGTCCAAAAAGGACAAGGGGAAAGGTAGGAATTTCTTGAAGTTACCTACAACTGATTCTCAAAAGTACCCCTGGGGATAGAGTGAACCTAACGGGATATAACCCATCGAGATGGAACGAAGTAACCCCATAGACCCTGACCGGTCATCAGGTCGATACCCGGTCAAGTAATAAGTCTAAGCGCAAGGGCTATGGGGAGCAGATGTAAGCCGAAGCCAATGCCCATCTATAACGGATGTGGATCAGCTAACAGCTTACGGCTTGTTAAAAGATAAGGAGTTTAGTAGCGGTGAAAATGTCGATAGCTAGTAAAGGGTTCAACCCCGAGACTAAGAACAACGAATGGCGAAATCTTCCCTGGGGTAAAATCCAGAGGAAAGTCGCGAAGCTGCAAAAGGCTATTTATCAAGCTACAAGTCGTGGCAATAAAGCGAAAGCGCGACGCTGGCAACGTTTACTCAATAAGTCCTACTACGCTAGGCTGCTGGCGGTACGCCAGGTAAGTCAGGATAACCAAGGTAAGAAAACCGCAGGAGTTGACGGAGTGAAATCCCTAAACGCCAAAGACCGGTTTCGCTTGGCTGACCAACTGCGTCACCCAGGCAAAGCTAAAAGCTTGCGACGTGTATGGATTCCCAAACCCGGGCGGGATGAAAAACGCCCACTCGGTATCCCAACCTTGCACGACCGCGCCTTACAAGCCTTGGTTAAGCTGGGACTAGAGCCGTACTGGGAGGCTCTGTTTGAAGCGGATTCCTACG
Proteins encoded:
- a CDS encoding DUF2887 domain-containing protein → MKTDKLFYRIFLLEPNLVAELIPGLPPDCRFDYFAPVLKERERRLDGLLVPLGDDPSLPLVFLEAQMQGDPGFYRRFFAQVFLYLEQYEVTRPWRGLLLFPRRTLNFGEEDPYRGVLATQVERFYLEDLIPLEELTPNLALLRLLVLSEEEAPEKARQLLAQEATEQEFRRRLDLVESIMVGKFPNLSLEAIREMLDITQVRVQDTQFYKDVFQEGESALLLRQLTRRCGELSEEQRQRVRDLSAPQREALAEALLDFTGMADFEAWLTELG
- a CDS encoding Uma2 family endonuclease, yielding MIVEIAASTASYDLHDKFRAYRRNGVWEYLVWVVLEEEFRWYVLEEGDYRQQEPDGAGCLRSPFFLGLVLDVKALLAGEMGQVLMRLQEGIGLPEHERFVEVLGSGQ
- a CDS encoding type II toxin-antitoxin system VapC family toxin, which translates into the protein MAIVLDTPAPPSSMVLLDTHIWIRWQNQQTGRFALPETVITFIETTEAVAISAISCWELGQLVKRQRVELSLPLHEWVCAALEGDIQVFPIDRAIALKASQLPEHHRDPADRIIIATALVHDTQLMSFDSAFPSYTELGDRLLSS
- a CDS encoding Uma2 family endonuclease, yielding MTLKLMSILESGDRLTRPEFERRYQRMPHVKKAELVEGIVYVASPLRYRQHGQPHSDIMAWLGVYRATTPGVYCADNTTVRLDLDNEPQPDALLRLDEGVGGRSRIGEDDYIEGAPELIVEIAASTASYDLHDKFRAYRRNGVREYLVWVVLEEEFRWYVLEEGDYRQQEPDGAGCLRSPFFPGLVLDVKVLLAGAMGQVLMRLQEGIGSPEHERFVEVLGSGQ